In Streptomyces sp. Li-HN-5-11, the sequence GTACGCGGCCGAGCGCACCGCGAGCCCGTCGACCCGTACGGCCGTGATCGCATGGGCCGACTACACCGCGCCCAGCGGGCTCGGTGTGGACGCGGCCACCGCGATGCGCGCCGAGGACGGCGCCGTGCGGCTGAACAAGCTGCTGCGCGGGCTGCCCGGCAGCTCGCCCGTCTCGCTGTTCTGCCACAGCTACGGCTCGGTGCTGTGCGGGGTCGCCGCGCGCTCGCTGCCCGCACGGGTGTCCGACATAGCGGTCGCCGCGAGCCCCGGCATGCGCGTGCAGGACGCCTCGCACCTGCGCACCTCGGCGCATGTGTGGGCGATGCGGGACGCCACCGACTGGATCCAGGACGTGCCGTACCTGGAGGTCGGCGGCCTCGGGCACGGCGCCGACCCGGTCTCCTCGGCGTTCGGGGCGCGGGTGCTGTCGGCGCGGGGCGCACAGGGCCACGCCGGGTACTTCGAGCCGGGCACGGACAGCCTGACGAACTTCGCTGAGATCGGCGTCGGCGCCTACGACGCGGTGCGCTGCGCCCGGGACGATGACGGGTGCCGGGCGGATCTGTCCGGCACGACAACGGCTGGACGCGCGTAGAAACAGCAGGAAGTGCGGTCTGCGCGGGGAGGGACGAAGGAGCTCGTGCCGCCTACGATGAGCCGCATGGGTGACGTGCTGACCGGATTTCATGCCGCCTGGGAGTTCGAGTCCGATTCCGTGCTCATCCGCTACGAACGGGGGATTCGCACGCCGAAGCTCTTCCAGGCGCTCGGGGAACGGCGCATTCCGCTGACGGCGCTCGCGGGCGTGACACTCGCCCCGGGCAGACGCGGCACCATGGTCCTGCGGGCCGAGCCCAGACCGGGCGCCGATCCGCTGCTGGAGGCGGCCGACGGGCAGCTGAAGGAGGGCTGCGACCCCTATCGGCTGGTGCTGCCCGCCGAGCGCGAGACCCTCGCCGAGTACTACGCCGACGAGCTGCGCGCACGGCTCACCGAGAGCGGTCCTGCCGACCGCCACCTGGTGGCCGCGCCCGAGACGCCGTTGCAGTTCAAGGCGTACGACGGGAAGGCGTCCTTCGACGGTACGGCGGTGCGGTTCCGGTGGTCGTGGACCGGGGCGTCGTCGGCGAAGTGGAAGGCCGGCGACCAGAGCTTCCCCGTCACCGGTCTGAGCGGGGTGGAGTGGCGCTCACCGGAGTTGTTCGAAGGGCATCTGCGGCTGCTGCCGCGCGACGCGGACACCGTCGCACAGCCACCGCAGCCGGACCAGGATCCGGCTGCGGTCGTGTTCGGGCTCGGGTACGGGCCGGTGCACGAGTCCCTGCCGTTCGCCGCGGCCGTGCTCGCCGCCGTGCGGGCGGCGAGGCCGGCCACGCCCGTGTCGGTCACGGCCGCCGCCCGGCGCGACCCCGCCGACATCGCCGAGCGGATCCGCCACCTCGGGGAACTGCACCGGGCAGGGCTGGTGACGGACGAGGAGTTCTCGGTGAAGAAGGCGGAGCTGCTGGCGGAGCTGTAGGCGGCGCGGATGCCCGGCCGGCGACCCCGGTTCGCAATCCCCGCCGCCCGGATCAGCCCCGGTTCGGGGTGAGCTCCGCTTCGTAGGGGCGTCCGGCGTCCGCGTAGAAGCTGATCTTCCGGTCGAGTACCGCGAGGGTGTCCCGGAGTTCGGCGATCCGGGCCAGCACGTCCCGGCGGGTCGCCTCCAGCAGCTCGTACCGCTCGGCGTACGTGGTCTCGCCGGCGCGTACCAGTTCCGCGTACCGGACCATGTCGGCGACCGGCATCCCGGTCAGGCGCAGCTTGCCGACGAGGTCGAGCCAGTCCAGGTCGCGGTTGGTGTAGCGGCGCTGGCCGGTGTGCGAGCGGTCGACGTGGGCCATCAGCCCGATCCGCTCGTACCAGCGCAGGGTGTGGGCCGTCAGGCCGGTGAAGGCGACGACCTCGCTGATCGTGTAGCTGTCCCGCCCGTCGGGGCGCGGATACCGTGGGGGCGGGGCGGAGCAGATGTCGGTGCGGGTGGCGGTTTCCGCCGTTTCCCTGTTCTCCTCGGTGGTCACGGCCGTGGTCTGCATCACCGTCATAACCTCCACGCTATGACCTTGGAGTGCACTCCAAGCAAGCGGAACCCGGTAAGCCGGTAAGAAAAACGCGGGACGCGACGCGAGCTCGCTGGCTAGCGTGCGGGCCATGAGTCTCGTACGACGCGCCGAGCCCGGCGACGCCGAAGAAGTGCTGCGGCTGCGCCAGGTGATGATCGACTCCATGGTCGCGGCCGACCGGTCCACCGACTGGCACACCGAGTCCCTGCCCACGCTCCGCGAGAAGCTCGCCGAGCCGGACGGGGCCTTCGTGGCGTTCGTCGTGGACCACCCCGAACAGCCGGGAGCGCTGGCCGCGCTGGTGGCGGGCACGCTCGACTACCGGATCGGACGCGCGGGCAACCCGCTCGGCACGGTCGGCTACGTCTTCAGCGTCGCGACCGACCCCGGCACCCGCCGTCGAGGGTACGCACGCGCGTGCATGGACAGCCTGCTGGAGTGGTTCCGCGAACGCGGCGCCGACCGGGTCCAGCTCACCACGTCCGCCCAGGCCGCGTCGCTGTACGCCTCCCTCGGCTTCCGGCCCAAGCCCGACCCCTTGCTGGAGCTGTGGCTGTGAGCGCATAGGCTCGGCGTCATGTCGTTGAACAGCCTGGCGAGTGTGGCGTCGATCGAGAACTGGCCGGTCCCCACCGCCGCCGCGGGTGTCGTCCGCGCGGACGGCACGGTGCTCGCCGCGCACGGTCCGGTCGACCACCGCTTCCCGCTGGC encodes:
- a CDS encoding DUF4429 domain-containing protein, yielding MGDVLTGFHAAWEFESDSVLIRYERGIRTPKLFQALGERRIPLTALAGVTLAPGRRGTMVLRAEPRPGADPLLEAADGQLKEGCDPYRLVLPAERETLAEYYADELRARLTESGPADRHLVAAPETPLQFKAYDGKASFDGTAVRFRWSWTGASSAKWKAGDQSFPVTGLSGVEWRSPELFEGHLRLLPRDADTVAQPPQPDQDPAAVVFGLGYGPVHESLPFAAAVLAAVRAARPATPVSVTAAARRDPADIAERIRHLGELHRAGLVTDEEFSVKKAELLAEL
- a CDS encoding MerR family transcriptional regulator, yielding MTVMQTTAVTTEENRETAETATRTDICSAPPPRYPRPDGRDSYTISEVVAFTGLTAHTLRWYERIGLMAHVDRSHTGQRRYTNRDLDWLDLVGKLRLTGMPVADMVRYAELVRAGETTYAERYELLEATRRDVLARIAELRDTLAVLDRKISFYADAGRPYEAELTPNRG
- a CDS encoding GNAT family N-acetyltransferase, coding for MSLVRRAEPGDAEEVLRLRQVMIDSMVAADRSTDWHTESLPTLREKLAEPDGAFVAFVVDHPEQPGALAALVAGTLDYRIGRAGNPLGTVGYVFSVATDPGTRRRGYARACMDSLLEWFRERGADRVQLTTSAQAASLYASLGFRPKPDPLLELWL